A single window of Candidatus Chlorobium masyuteum DNA harbors:
- a CDS encoding glycosyl hydrolase family 8 — protein MKNLIPLLLLSLVQLLSSSCSAAPVDPEEVVRGSWVHYKRTFITEGRVVRPQNSNDTVSEGEAYAMLRAVLMDDRKTFDECLAWSKAELSRRESHGDDLLAWHFENGRVSDSTAASDADIDYAYSLLLAWHTWQESHYLDLARKVLQSILDKETVLVNNRLYLLPWPAGEGGGTPETVPQNPSYYAPSHFKLFYAVTEDNRWMELVDTTYDLLGRLQKSSRKPGLVPDWCALDPQGNILPMPGRENVYGWDAVRVPLRVAADYRLNDDHRALKVLRRFSEFFEQEFRENGKIVSGYSGSDATKSSMENPLFYCAAYAATEAAKSSVAPEMLQHLRDFIHRKNDEYYYNEADDYYVNSLAWLAEYFQITKTTATND, from the coding sequence ATGAAAAATCTTATACCACTCCTGCTCCTCTCTCTGGTGCAGCTTCTGTCGAGCAGTTGTTCCGCCGCGCCGGTCGATCCCGAAGAGGTCGTTCGCGGTTCATGGGTTCATTACAAACGCACGTTCATTACAGAAGGGCGGGTAGTCCGCCCGCAAAACAGCAATGATACAGTCTCCGAAGGTGAGGCTTACGCCATGCTCCGCGCAGTACTGATGGATGACAGAAAAACCTTTGACGAATGTCTTGCATGGAGCAAAGCAGAGCTTTCACGCAGGGAGTCGCATGGAGACGATCTGCTCGCATGGCATTTTGAAAACGGCAGGGTAAGCGATTCTACTGCTGCTTCTGACGCCGATATCGATTATGCCTACAGCCTTCTGCTCGCCTGGCACACCTGGCAGGAATCACACTACCTCGACCTGGCCCGAAAGGTACTCCAGAGTATTCTTGACAAAGAGACCGTGCTGGTTAACAACAGACTCTATCTGCTCCCCTGGCCGGCCGGGGAAGGGGGTGGTACTCCCGAAACGGTTCCCCAAAACCCATCCTATTATGCACCATCTCATTTCAAATTGTTTTATGCGGTCACCGAAGACAACCGATGGATGGAGCTGGTCGATACAACGTATGACCTGCTCGGGCGCCTTCAGAAGAGCAGCCGGAAGCCGGGTCTGGTACCCGACTGGTGTGCGCTTGACCCGCAGGGAAATATTCTCCCTATGCCGGGTAGAGAGAATGTGTATGGCTGGGATGCGGTAAGAGTGCCATTACGGGTTGCTGCGGATTACCGGCTCAACGATGATCACCGGGCACTGAAGGTGCTGCGCAGGTTTTCAGAATTTTTCGAGCAGGAGTTCAGAGAAAACGGCAAAATTGTATCCGGTTATTCCGGTAGCGACGCAACAAAATCCTCCATGGAAAACCCGCTTTTCTATTGCGCTGCCTATGCGGCAACAGAGGCGGCAAAGTCTTCTGTCGCTCCGGAAATGCTGCAGCATCTCCGGGATTTTATCCACCGGAAAAATGATGAATACTACTACAACGAAGCTGACGACTACTATGTAAACAGCCTTGCCTGGCTGGCAGAATATTTTCAGATAACAAAAACAACCGCAACCAATGATTGA
- a CDS encoding glycosyltransferase family 2 protein → MKQSNKSRIFVVQIVVLLIMLTLYLLARTFSLYHARVNLFEQIFAVLFFCAESFLMVHSFAFFLNILRDQKPVREQIQKEPGEDASVAIVIPARHEPKHIVADTLLTCINLEYPNKKIYLLDDSSIEQYKQEARELADEYGVELFTRPNNRGAKAGLINDFMATMKEKYIAVFDADQNPMSQFLDKVLPFLEGDDRLSFVQTPQFYTNIKVSPVALVANAQQAVFFEYVCEAKSSHDSMFCCGTNVVLRRSALEDVGGFEEDTVTEDFATSLKLHKNHWKSLYYNKAFTFGMAPEDLGSYFKQQSRWAMGSFQLFRKLLLLFITNIKAIRPIQWFEYALSSSYYFIGWADLFLMAGPIMYIFFNIPSFFMAPEVYLLTFVPYFLLSFMVYYSSMREKNYSARNIFKVQMLSMMTMPVYVWASLQVLFNRKKGFQITSKEGARNVPLRTLSIQLSLFALHLVALSRGAYRFYEEPTVAIALNMVWIALHALMFGSIFYFNRK, encoded by the coding sequence ATGAAGCAGAGCAATAAATCCAGAATATTTGTGGTCCAGATCGTAGTGCTGTTAATTATGCTTACCCTCTATCTTCTGGCCCGCACCTTCTCGCTTTACCATGCAAGAGTCAACCTCTTCGAGCAGATATTCGCCGTACTGTTTTTTTGCGCAGAGTCCTTTCTCATGGTTCACTCGTTCGCTTTTTTCCTCAATATTCTGCGTGATCAAAAACCGGTCAGGGAGCAGATTCAAAAAGAGCCCGGAGAGGATGCCTCCGTCGCCATCGTCATTCCTGCCCGACATGAACCAAAACACATTGTTGCCGATACCCTGCTTACCTGTATCAACCTTGAATACCCCAACAAGAAAATTTACCTGCTTGATGACTCTTCGATTGAACAGTATAAACAGGAAGCAAGAGAACTTGCCGATGAGTATGGCGTTGAGCTCTTCACCCGTCCGAATAACCGGGGGGCAAAGGCCGGATTGATCAACGACTTCATGGCAACCATGAAGGAGAAATATATTGCCGTGTTTGATGCCGACCAGAACCCGATGTCGCAGTTTCTCGATAAAGTGCTTCCATTTCTTGAGGGTGATGACCGCCTCTCTTTTGTTCAGACCCCGCAATTTTATACCAATATAAAGGTCAGTCCGGTAGCACTCGTGGCCAATGCACAGCAGGCTGTTTTTTTTGAGTATGTCTGTGAAGCAAAATCCTCCCATGACTCGATGTTCTGCTGCGGAACCAATGTCGTGCTCCGCCGGAGCGCGCTTGAGGATGTAGGCGGATTTGAGGAGGATACGGTTACGGAGGATTTTGCAACCTCACTGAAACTGCACAAAAACCACTGGAAGTCACTCTACTACAACAAAGCATTCACCTTCGGTATGGCTCCCGAAGATCTGGGCTCATATTTCAAGCAGCAGAGCCGATGGGCCATGGGCAGTTTTCAGCTCTTCCGAAAACTTCTTCTGCTCTTTATTACTAACATCAAGGCGATCAGGCCGATCCAGTGGTTTGAGTACGCACTCAGCTCCAGCTACTACTTTATCGGATGGGCTGATCTCTTCCTGATGGCCGGGCCGATCATGTATATCTTTTTTAACATCCCCTCCTTTTTTATGGCACCGGAGGTCTATCTGTTGACCTTTGTGCCCTATTTCCTCCTCTCCTTTATGGTCTATTACTCAAGTATGAGAGAGAAAAACTATTCGGCACGTAATATTTTCAAGGTGCAGATGTTGAGTATGATGACGATGCCGGTCTATGTCTGGGCCTCATTGCAGGTACTCTTCAACCGGAAAAAAGGGTTCCAGATTACCTCCAAGGAGGGCGCAAGAAATGTTCCGTTGAGAACGCTCTCCATACAGCTTTCATTGTTTGCCCTGCATCTCGTTGCCTTGAGCCGGGGAGCCTACCGGTTTTATGAAGAACCGACCGTGGCAATTGCCCTGAACATGGTATGGATAGCGCTGCATGCTCTTATGTTCGGATCGATATTTTACTTCAACCGAAAATGA